GTTGCATAATGCCGAGGCTGCACTGTCGGAACAACAGGCAAATCTGCAGACGATGATTGCCACCCGCAACCAGCAGAAAGTTCTGCTCGACAAGATGACAGTACGCGCTCCCGCAGACGGAAAGATCCTGCAGATCAACAATCGCGTGGGGGAATATCTCTCCAGCACCTCCGGCACATCACCGGTACTGTTTGGCGACACAGATTCTCTGATGGTGCGAGTCGATGTCGATGAGATCAACGCCTCGCATGTGCTTCCTGGATCGCTCGCAACCGCCATGCTGAAAGGCGATTCGACGCGGCAGTTCCCCATGCAGTTCGTACGGATCGTGCCTTACATGGTGCCCAAGCAAAACCTGACCGGCTCTAATTCCGAGCGCGTCGATGTGCGCGTACTGCAGTTGGAGTTTCGCTTTGAGCCGCCGCAATTCCCCGTCTATGTAGGACAGCAGGTGGATGTGTTCATCCACGCGCAGGAGCGGGCTTCGAGATGATCGCCAGGTGGTGTTCAGAAGTTCTTGTTATAAAGTTGTCATCCTGAACGTTCGGGGTCCCCAGCGGACTTGTTCGCTGGGGTGATTCGTGAAGGACCTGCTTTTCCAGGGTGTATCCCCTTCATTGAGAACTATAGAGCCGAAAACCTGGGCGTTGCCCCAGGCTGGTATAGAGCGCGCCTTCAGCGCTTAGAACTGTGGCTTCCTTTGTTTGTCATTTCCTAGCGTTCGGGGCCCCAGCCAGCTTTGCTGGCTGGGGTGAAGCGTTGCGGAGAAATCTGCTTTTGATACTTTGTCCCTATCCCGGGTGCCCCACCCTCGGGGTCCCCAACGAACTTTGTTCGTTGGGGTGAACGCTCGCAACGCTAGGGTGGGCGGAGAACACCGGTGCATAATTTTTGGATATGAACAGTCGAGAGTTTCTTGACGCTCCGCCGAATGAAATACCCGTTCGAGGGTACCTGCACCTGCCCACTCATCCTGGTGGCGATTGCCTCGTGCTGACGCACGGTGCGGGAGCGAATTGCAACGCTCCACTTCTCGTCGCACTGGCGGATGCGTTCTGCGCCTCGGGGATGACTGTCCTCCGCTGTGATCTCCCCTTCCGTCAGTTGCGGCCGCATGGGCCGCCACCCCGTGGCAGCGCGGAGCGTGACCAGCAGGGACTGCAAGCCGCAGTGGCCTCCATGCGGCGACAGGGTGCGGGCCGTATCTTTCTGGGCGGCCATTCGTATGGAGGAAGGCAAGCGTCGATGCTCGCGGCGGCTGAATCCGATCTTGTAGAGAAGCTCCTGCTGCTCTCATACCCGCTCCACCCTCCACAACGACCCAGTGAGTTACGCACCGGGCATTTCCCGGATCTCAAAACTCCTGCGCTCTTCGTTCACGGCGTGCGGGACGGGTTCGCCTCCAGCGACGAGATGGCAGTGGCGCTAAAGCTTATTCCGGCACAAACCGAACTACTTTCGATCGCCAGCGCGGGGCATGAACTCCTGACCAAGAAGAATCATGATGAGCTGCCCAAGAAGGTAGTCGAAGTGTTCCGGTCCTTTGCTTACGACGTAGTTGCTTGATCAATCCCATTGCTCTGTCGTCGCGATGGCAGAGCCCTCGCCGATTTCCTGCGAAAAGTGACAATGCCTTGACAATCCGCAGAACTGCCGCGGACTAGCATTAGCCGCTCGACAAACCCATCGATAACGTGTGGCGATTTCACTTGAGGAGGACATGAATATGTCAAGTGGAGAGAAGACGCATTTTAGGCGGATTGCAGCGGCAGTAGGATTCCTGGTGATCCTCTTGGCCACTACTCAAGTGGCTGCTCAAACATCCTACAAGCGCACGAATCTGGTCTCGGATATCCCTGGCGTCGCTAACTTTGCCGACCCAAACCTGGTCAACGCATGGGGGATTGTCAATGCCGGCAGCGCCGGGCCCATCTGGATCGTCGACAATGGCACCGGACTCTCTCCGGTGTACAACGGGGAGGGCGTGGCATTTCCGACGAGCTCTCCGCTTGTGGTGACTATTCCCACGCCGCCCAATAGCCCGGCCGGTGCGGTCGCCGCGCCAACGGGCATCGTGTTCAACAGTACGGGCAGTTTTGTTGTTTCCGCCGGCGGAAACTCCGGCGCGAGCCGTTTCATCTTCGCTACGGAAGAAGGCACCATAAGCGGATGGAACTCCACGGTGGACCGCACTCACGCGATCCTGGCGGTGAACAATTCGGGCCCGGGCGTCAGCGCGGGTCGCACCGGGCTCGGGGCCGTCTACAAGGGTCTGGCAAACGGCAACAACGGCTCCGGAGACTTTCTTTATGCGACCAACTTCCGTGATGGCGTGGTCGAAATGTACGACGCGCACTTTCAGCTTGTGAAATCGTTCACGGACAGCGAGATTCCCAGCGGATTCGCGCCGTTCGGCATTCGCAACATCGACGGTAAGTTATTCGTGACCTATGCAAAACAGGACGCGAAACGCCATGACGACGTGAAAGGGCCAGGCAATGGGTTCATCGACATCTTCGACCTGAATGGCAATCTGCAGAGCAGGTTTACCTCCAATGGAACACTGAACTCACCGTGGGGGTTGGCGGTCGCTCCCGTGAATTTCGGCGCGTTCAGCGGCTTATTGCTGGTCGGCAACTTCGGAGACGGCAGGATCAACGCCTTCAGTCTGAGCACGGGCAATCTTCTCGGCCAGTTGCAGGACACATTCGGAAACCCCATGACGATCGATGGCCTGTGGGGATTGAACTTCGGGAACGGCGCCTTTCAGGCCCCGACGACGACGCTCTTCTTTACTGCCGGTATCGCTGATGAAAGTCACGGCTTGTTCGGAGCCATTACTACGCCGTGAGACGTGGGCATATACGCGCCAACTCGCAGTA
This genomic window from Terriglobus albidus contains:
- a CDS encoding alpha/beta hydrolase family protein translates to MNSREFLDAPPNEIPVRGYLHLPTHPGGDCLVLTHGAGANCNAPLLVALADAFCASGMTVLRCDLPFRQLRPHGPPPRGSAERDQQGLQAAVASMRRQGAGRIFLGGHSYGGRQASMLAAAESDLVEKLLLLSYPLHPPQRPSELRTGHFPDLKTPALFVHGVRDGFASSDEMAVALKLIPAQTELLSIASAGHELLTKKNHDELPKKVVEVFRSFAYDVVA
- a CDS encoding TIGR03118 family protein — protein: MILLATTQVAAQTSYKRTNLVSDIPGVANFADPNLVNAWGIVNAGSAGPIWIVDNGTGLSPVYNGEGVAFPTSSPLVVTIPTPPNSPAGAVAAPTGIVFNSTGSFVVSAGGNSGASRFIFATEEGTISGWNSTVDRTHAILAVNNSGPGVSAGRTGLGAVYKGLANGNNGSGDFLYATNFRDGVVEMYDAHFQLVKSFTDSEIPSGFAPFGIRNIDGKLFVTYAKQDAKRHDDVKGPGNGFIDIFDLNGNLQSRFTSNGTLNSPWGLAVAPVNFGAFSGLLLVGNFGDGRINAFSLSTGNLLGQLQDTFGNPMTIDGLWGLNFGNGAFQAPTTTLFFTAGIADESHGLFGAITTP